A window from Nitrospiraceae bacterium encodes these proteins:
- the dinB gene encoding DNA polymerase IV: MPRIILCIDMDAFFASVEQQANPRLRGKPVAVIGSGARTVITTCSYEARKFGVKTGMNIYEAKKLCPELIFVIGDNQKYSYTCKELEKIYLRFTPDVEIYSIDEAFLDVTTTHHLFGGPESIGDSIKKEVKKRFGIACTVGIAPNILIAKLASDIAKPDGMRWIKTEDLKSVLEDMPVRELWGIGSKIAARLEQIEIKTCGELGRAPASLLRNKFGIIGEALKSMGLGECERTVIAKEEDPKSIGHSTTLPQNISDAAVIKSHILNLSEMVGRRARRYGFEGRKISLTIRYPDFDTFSKQMTLPDYTNNTREIFSNTVSLFDKIDLKDKVRLLGVCLSKLRKDDNQMLLFENKKREKSLLNAMDKINDKYGDCTIIWASYLKKLERSRVISPAWRPSGIRNINVKK, translated from the coding sequence ATGCCAAGAATAATTCTCTGCATAGACATGGATGCGTTTTTTGCATCTGTCGAACAACAGGCAAATCCCAGATTAAGAGGGAAACCCGTTGCTGTCATAGGTTCAGGCGCAAGAACAGTTATTACAACTTGTTCTTATGAGGCAAGAAAATTCGGAGTAAAGACAGGCATGAATATTTATGAAGCAAAAAAACTTTGCCCCGAACTCATATTTGTCATCGGAGACAATCAAAAATATTCCTACACATGCAAAGAACTCGAAAAGATATATTTAAGATTCACTCCTGATGTCGAGATCTATTCCATAGACGAGGCTTTTCTTGATGTAACAACAACACATCACCTTTTCGGCGGGCCTGAATCAATAGGAGATTCCATAAAAAAAGAAGTAAAGAAAAGATTCGGGATCGCATGCACTGTGGGAATTGCTCCTAATATTCTTATCGCAAAACTTGCCAGCGATATTGCAAAACCTGACGGCATGAGATGGATCAAGACAGAGGATCTTAAGTCAGTTCTTGAGGATATGCCTGTTCGAGAACTCTGGGGGATAGGTTCTAAGATCGCCGCAAGGCTCGAACAGATTGAAATAAAAACATGCGGAGAACTTGGCAGGGCGCCTGCAAGTCTTTTAAGAAACAAATTCGGGATAATAGGCGAAGCTCTGAAGTCAATGGGACTGGGAGAATGTGAAAGAACGGTCATTGCTAAAGAAGAAGATCCGAAATCAATCGGGCACAGCACAACGCTCCCTCAGAATATTTCTGATGCAGCTGTAATAAAATCCCATATCCTTAATCTCAGCGAGATGGTGGGCAGAAGGGCAAGGAGATATGGCTTTGAAGGAAGAAAGATCAGCCTTACAATCAGATATCCTGATTTTGATACATTTTCAAAACAGATGACTCTTCCTGATTACACAAATAATACGCGAGAGATATTTTCGAACACTGTCTCGCTGTTTGACAAAATCGATTTAAAAGACAAGGTAAGGCTTCTAGGCGTCTGCCTCTCAAAACTCAGAAAAGATGACAACCAGATGCTGCTTTTCGAGAACAAAAAAAGAGAAAAATCCCTGCTTAATGCAATGGACAAAATAAATGACAAATACGGCGACTGCACAATAATTTGGGCATCATACCTTAAAAAGCTTGAGCGTTCTAGAGTGATATCTCCGGCATGGCGGCCGTCAGGAATAAGAAATATAAACGTTAAAAAATAG